Proteins encoded by one window of Lathyrus oleraceus cultivar Zhongwan6 chromosome 1, CAAS_Psat_ZW6_1.0, whole genome shotgun sequence:
- the LOC127099001 gene encoding polygalacturonase: MMKRLSITIIVSFLYFVADFVAAQPGVLDISKFGGAPNADITVAFTTAWNEACASTTAAKILIPAGTYKMGLLDVKGPCKAPIEVQVDGTIEAPIKNDDLKGAEQWIKFDTIESFTLSGKGVFDGQGADTWKHAPIAWKDTNSSKRAMNIYFHALTNSLVTGVTSKDSKYFQFMVLACRNITFNAVTVIAPDESPNTDGIHIGRSNGVTITNSNIGTGDDCISLGDGSEKVTVENVNCGPGHGISVGSLGKLTTEENVAGLIVKNCTLTKTENGVRIKTWPDEPGKITITDMHFEDITMVDVMNPIIIDQEYCPWNQCSKKNPSLIKISKVTFKNIKGTSGTAEGVTIICSSGVPCEGVELNNVDLTFNGAPAKAKCSHVKPLVIGKAPICGDSASASPLASPASGVTSPSASPTSNPASPSASPASASTSPSASPASASASPSASPA; this comes from the exons atgatgaaGAGGTTGAGTATTACCATAATTGTTTCGTTCCTATATTTTGTAGCTGACTTTGTTGCAGCTCAACCTGGGGTCCTTGACATATCAAAATTTGGTGGAGCACCAAATGCAGATATTACCGTG GCTTTCACAACTGCTTGGAATGAAGCATGTGCATCAACAACTGCGGCCAAAATTCTGATTCCGGCTGGAACATACAAAATGGGTTTATTAGACGTTAAAGGTCCTTGTAAGGCTCCTATAGAAGTTCAAGTGGATGGCACAATTGAAGCACCTATTAAAAATGATGACCTTAAAGGAGCTGAACAATGGATCAAGTTTGATACTATAGAGTCCTTTACCTTATCAGGAAAAGGAGTTTTTGATGGTCAGGGTGCAGATACATGGAAACATGCTCCAATTGCTTGGAAAGATACTAATTCATCTAAACGTGCAATG AATATTTATTTTCATGCTCTCACCAACTCATTGGTGACTGGAGTTACATCTAAGGACAGCAAATATTTTCAATTTATGGTTTTGGCGTGTCGCAATATCACATTTAATGCCGTCACAGTTATAGCCCCTGATGAAAGTCCTAATACTGATGGAATCCACATAGGAAGATCAAATGGTGTTACAATTACTAATAGCAACATTGGTACTGGAGATGATTGCATATCATTGGGTGATGGTAGCGAAAAAGTAACTGTCGAAAATGTGAATTGTGGACCTGGACATGGTATTAGTGTTGGAAGCCTTGGAAAGTTAACAACTGAAGAGAATGTAGCAGGTTTAATAGTTAAGAATTGTACTCTAACAAAAACTGAAAATGGTGTGAGGATTAAGACTTGGCCTGATGAACCAGGAAAAATTACTATTACTGATATGCATTTTGAAGATATTACCATGGTTGATGTTATGAACCCTATCATCATTGACCAAGAGTATTGTCCATGGAACCAGTGTTCCAAAAAG AATCCATCACTAATAAAGATAAGCAAAGTTACATTCAAGAATATTAAGGGCACATCTGGAACAGCAGAAGGAGTGACTATTATTTGCAGTAGTGGTGTACCGTGCGAAGGTGTGGAGTTGAATAATGTTGATCTCACATTCAATGGAGCCCCAGCAAAAGCTAAATGTTCTCATGTCAAACCTTTAGTCATAGGAAAAGCTCCTATTTGTGGAGATTCAGCTTCAGCATCACCTTTAGCGTCACCAGCTTCAGGTGTAACTTCACCTTCAGCTTCACCAACTTCAAATCCAGCATCACCTTCAGCTTCACCAGCTTCAGCTTCAACATCACCTTCAGCTTCACCGGCTTCAGCTTCAGCATCACCTTCAGCTTCACCGGCTTAA